The following coding sequences are from one Neurospora crassa OR74A linkage group I, whole genome shotgun sequence window:
- a CDS encoding WD domain-containing protein: MVKSYLKFEPSKSFGVVATSSSNLVWTSSKDKSGTGAGQAIVAANNEVLTWDIKKGELLNRWKDENCKAQVTAIAQSKTDPDVFAVGYEDGSIRLWDSKISTTIVSFNGHKSAITILAFDKSGVRLASGAKDTDVIVWDLVAEVGQYKLRGHKDQITGLRFIEPEPQIPEGGDDEEQAMVLDNEATEGFLLTTGKDALIKLWDLSSRHCIETHVAQNSGECWALGVSPDLSGCVTAGNDGEMRVWALDVAGLASSARKVDLSQAINFLHDRGTLHRSSKERAVEVIFHPRRDYFAVHGVEKSVEIWRIRNEAEIKKSLARKRRRRRELAAKKGKKEADAEEEDDKADDISKADISDVFVQHVIVRTTGKVRSVAWALSQGTKDLQLLVGGTNNLLETYTIVGKDKLKSKGDAPDYNKALAVELPGHRTDIRALSISSDDKMLASAANGSLKIWNIKTNTCIRTFECGYALCCSFLPGDKVVVVGTKEGELQLYDVASASLLESVNAHEGHAIWSLQVHPDGKSVVSGGADKTAKFWDFKIVQEQVLGTSRTTPKLKLVQSKILKVSDDILSLRFSPDAKLLAVALLDSTVKVFFVDSLKLYLNLYGHKLPVLSMDISYDNKLIVTSSADKNIRIWGLDFGDCHKALFGHQDSILQVAFVPHNSDGNGHHFFSASKDRTIKYWDADKFEQIQRIDGHHGEIWAIAVAHSGQFLISASHDKSIRVWEETDEQIFLEEEREKEIEELYESTLTTSLEQDPDAEDENREVGAASKQTVETLMAGERIAEALELGMADLNAIKEWEEAKQQNPNVAPPQRNVLFMALGNISAEQHVMNVLQKIKASALHDALLVLPFATVPMLFTFLNIFAMRSMNIPLTCRILFFMLKTHHKQIVASKTMRAMLDGIRTNLRGALKRQKDEMGYNVAALKVVGMQLQHKSVKDYVDEKWEEENEENKAVKKRAFVQVS, encoded by the exons ATGGTCAAATCATACCT CAAATTCGAGCCCTCCAAGTCCTTCGGTGTCGTCGCAACCAGCTCCTCGAATCTCGTCTGGACCTCCTCCAAAGACAAATCTGGCACCGGTGCGGGCCAGGCTATCGTCGCCGCCAACAATGAGGTTCTAACTTGGGATATCAAGAAGGGCGAGCTTCTCAACCGCTGGAAGGACGAGAACTGCAAGGCCCAGGTCACTGCCATCGCCCAGAGCAAGACCGATCCCGACGTATTCGCTGTCGGCTACGAAGACGGCAGCATCAGGCTGTGGGATAGCAAGATCTCCACCACCATTGTCAGCTTCAATGGACACAAGTCGGCAATCACGATACTGGCCTTCGACAAGTCGGGAGTGCGCCTGGCCAGTGGCGCAAAGGATACCGATGTGATCGTTTGGGATTTGGTCGCCGAAGTCGGCCAGTACAAGCTACGAGGACACAAGGATCAGATCACAGGACTGCGATTCATCGAGCCCGAGCCGCAAATACCCGaaggcggcgacgacgaagagCAGGCTATGGTGCTGGACAACGAAGCGACAGAAGGTTTCCTCTTGACGACCGGCAAGGATGCGCTCATCAAGCTTTGGGATCTTTCATCACGGCATTGTATCGAGACCCATGTGGCACAGAACAGCGGCGAGTGCTGGGCGCTTGGTGTTTCTCCCGACCTTAGTGGATGCGTCACAGCTGGCAACGACGGCGAGATGAGGGTATGGGCTTTGGATGTAGCAGGACTCGCTTCGTCAGCACGCAAGGTCGATCTCTCGCAAGCAATCAACTTCCTCCACGATCGCGGCACACTACACCGTTCGAGCAAAGAAAGGGCCGTCGAGGTCATCTTCCACCCCCGTCGCGACTATTTTGCAGTACATGGCGTCGAGAAGTCTGTCGAGATTTGGAGGATACGAAACGAAGCCGAAATCAAGAAGAGCTTGGCGAGGaagcggagaagaagaagagagctgGCTgcgaagaagggcaagaaggaagcagacgcggaagaggaagacgacaaGGCCGATGATATTTCAAAAGCAGACATCTCCGACGTCTTCGTGCAGCATGTTATCGTGCGGACAACAGGCAAGGTTCGGTCGGTCGCTTGGGCCCTCAGTCAAGGAACCAAGGATCTCCAGCTCCTTGTTGGAGGCACAAACAACCTGCTCGAGACATATACCATTGTTGGAAAGGATAAGCTCAAGTCCAAGGGTGATGCGCCAGACTACAACAAGGCGCTTGCGGTGGAGCTTCCCGGACACCGAACAGACATTCGTGCCCTCTCCATCAGCTCAGACGACAAGATGTTGGCTTCGGCAGCAAACGGCTCCCTCAAGATCTGGAACATCAAGACCAACACATGCATCCGGACATTCGAGTGTGGCTACGCGCTCTGCTGTTCCTTCTTGCCTGGCGACAAGGTGGTCGTGGTCGGAACCAAGGAGGGCGAGCTTCAGCTTTACGATGTTGCTTCGGCATCTCTGTTAGAGAGCGTCAACGCTCACGAGGGCCATGCCATCTGGTCACTACAGGTTCACCCAGACGGCAAGTCCGTTGTTTCTGGCGGTGCTGACAAGACAGCCAAGTTCTGGGACTTCAAGATCGTTCAGGAACAGGTTCTAGGCACGTCAAGGACAACCCCCAAGCTCAAGCTTGTCCAGTCCAAGATTCTCAAGGTATCAGACGATATCCTGAGTCTCAGGTTCTCCCCCGACGCGAAGTTGCTTGCTGTTGCCCTTCTCGACAGCACTGTCaaggtcttcttcgtcgacTCTTTAAAGCTTTACCTCAACCTTTACGGTCACAAGCTGCCCGTTCTCAGCATGGACATCTCCTACGACAACAAGCTCATTGTCACAAGTTCCGCCGACAAGAACATCAGAATCTGGGGTCTCGATTTCGGTGACTGCCACAAGGCTCTCTTCGGTCACCAGGACTCCATCCTCCAAGTTGCTTTTGTTCCTCACAACTCGGACGGCAACGGCCACCATTTCTTCAGTGCCAGCAAGGACCGCACCATCAAGTACTGGGATGCCGACAAGTTCGAGCAGATTCAGAGGATCGACGGCCACCACGGCGAGATCTGGGCCATTGCCGTTGCTCACAGCGGCCAATTCCTCATCAGCGCTAGTCATGACAAGAGTATCCGCGTATGGGAGGAGACGGACGAGCAGATCTTCCTCGAAGAAGAGCGCGAGAAAGAGATTGAGGAGCTGTACGAGAGTACGCTCACCACCTCGCTCGAGCAAGACCCCGACGCCGAGGACGAGAACCGCGAAGTCGGCGCTGCGTCCAAGCAGACGGTTGAGACGCTCATGGCGGGTGAGCGCATTGCCGAGGCGCTCGAACTCGGCATGGCCGACCTCAACGCTATCaaggagtgggaggaggCCAAGCAGCAGAACCCCAACGTGGCGCCGCCGCAGCGCAACGTGCTTTTCATGGCGCTCGGCAACATCAGCGCCGAGCAGCATGTCATGAACGTGCTGCAGAAGATCAAGGCGTCGGCGCTGCATGATGCTCTGCTCGTTTTGCCATTCGCCACCGTCCCCATGCTCTTCACCTTCCTCAACATCTTTGCCATGCGCTCCATGAACATCCCGCTTACTTGTAGAATTCTGTTCTTCATGCTCAAGACCCACCACAAGCAGATCGTGGCGAGCAAGACGATGCGCGCCATGTTGGATGGCATTCGCACCAACTTGCGTGGTGCACTCAAGCGCCAGAAGGATGAGATGGGGTACAATGTTGCGGCGCTCAAGGTCGTAGGCATGCAGTTGCAGCATAAGAGCGTGAAGGATTATGTTGATGAGAagtgggaagaggagaacGAGGAGAACAAGGCAGT
- a CDS encoding ARP2/3 complex 34 kDa subunit, variant, with protein MLLLDYQNVLIQAVLTERFAPGASPVNIDQTVSDFDGVVFHISTPESKTKILVSLQIRCFQDLVRYGAEQVLNREYADLVVPPEAGYDFSIQVDLENLPAEQEARDALVMKIALLKRNAMAAPFEQAYQEHYALKEEASKFTSEEAPQGVREGGEVKAIHYREEEAIYVKASHDRVTVIFSTIFREETDRVFGKVFIQEFVDARRRAIQNAPQVLFRNDPPLELQNVPGVKNTGTGEIGYVTFVLFPRHLTPQRMPDVISHIQTFRDYFHYHIKASKAYIHSRMRKRTADFLQVLRRARPDTEEKEKKTASGRTFKAGA; from the exons ATGCTCCTGCTCGACTACCAGAACGTCCTGATTCAGGCGGTGCTCACCGAGCGTTTCGCTCCTGG AGCTTCCCCCGTCAACATCGACCAGACTGTCTCCGACTTTGACGGCGTCGTCTTCCACATCTCCACCCCCGAATCCAAGACCAAGATTCTCGTCTCTCTCCAAATTCGATGCTTCCAGGATCTCGTTCGCTACGGCGCTGAGCAGGTCCTCAACCGCGAATATGCCGATCTCGTTGTCCCTCCCGAGGCCGGCTATGACTTTTCCATCCAGGTCGACCTCGAGAACCTCCCCGCCGAACAGGAGGCCCGCGATGCCCTTGTCATGAAGATTGCCTTGTTGAAGCGCAATGCCATGGCCGCGCCCTTCGAGCAGGCCTACCAGGAACACTACGCCCTAAAGGAGGAAGCGTCCAAGTTTACATCCGAGGAGGCGCCACAGGGTGTCCGTGAGGGTGGAGAGGTCAAGGCTATTCACTACCgagaagaggaggctatCTACGTCAAGGCCAGCCACGATCGTGTGACCGTCATATTCAGTACCATTTTTAGGGAAGAAACGGACAGAGTATTCGGCAAGGTCTTCATCCAGGAATTCGTCGATGCCCGGCGCAGAGCCATCCAGAACGCCCCCCAGGTCCTGTTCCGCAACGACCCTCCTCTCGAGCTTCAGAATGTTCCGGGGGTGAAGAATACTGGTACAGGCGAGATTGGTTATGTCACTTTTG TCCTGTTCCCTCGCCATCTCACTCCTCAGCGGATGCCCGATGTTATCTCCCATATCCAGACCTTCCGCGACTACTTCCACTATCACATCAAGGCCTCCAAG GCGTATATCCACTCGCGTATGCGCAAACGCACCGCCGACTTCCTCCAGGTTCTCCGGAGAGCCAGGCCCGATaccgaagaaaaggagaagaagacagcAAGCGGAAGGACATTCAAGGCTGGCGCTTAA